TGGGGTAGGGTGCTGCCAGgcctttttaaattaatttatacaCACATAGCTGGGAACATTTGTCTGGTGTTTTTGGATGAATTATTTGACCTtgtctctctatctttctcccACAGATCATTTCTGATTCCCAGATCACACGTCAGGCCCTAAATGAGATCGAGTCACGACACCAAGACATCATGCGTCTGGAGTCGAGCATCAGAGAGCTCCACGCGATGTTCATGGACATGGCGATGCTGGTAGAAACTCAGGTAACAGCTACAGTAGTAGTATGTAGTCTTATTAGTCAATGTCTGATAGCATCTAATTTGTGTACCAGTATGTAGCCACAATGTTTCTTTACTAATACTACCAAGACAAAATTGTGATTGTGTCATTTACAGGGGGATATGGTCAACAACATTGAGAATAATGTCTCCAATGCAGCCGAATACATTTGTAGTGCAAAAGAAGAGACCAAAAAAGCAGTGAGATACCAGAAGAAATCCCGACGGGTATGTGCTCCTTTCTAATTCTGTGTTGCTAAATTGtcatcaataaaaacatttgtaaaTGTAAACTATACAAGATATCAAAGTCAAATGTGAccacttaaagaggacctattatgcttttgtgctttttcccctttccttaagtgtgttatatagttttcttGTGCTTAAgatacaaagcccaaagtccagaccaaagggagttactctcccccacagaaaaaCTGCTTCTGAactgcttgaagtcccgccttttctttcgtaacatggtgatgtcaccaagtaacacattacataacattatttgcataatacctgcctagcggctagtttggcacacctcaaacaaagctagtctgagcggagctggagctggagcggagtctgaagagttttgttcagttgaccaatcacagcagtggaccagctgaccaatcagagcagagagggGTGGTTGGGGTGGAGCTCAAacaaagcgtttcagacagcagttgaaaagaggtgctgcagcacagccggtataagtgttttttgaactttaaagcgtgtaaacatgttcttgtagaaacccaaaacacaagtttgcataataggtcctctttaaaactaCTATATGAATCGATTTATAGTCTTTTTAGTGGTACCCTACTTCAATGAATTTCAAATAACACCCTCTTCTTCACTTGGCAGAAATACATTATCATCGCCTTTGCTCTGTTGATCCTGCTTGCTGTCATTGCACTAATTGTTGGCCTGTCTGTTGGACTAACCAAACCCCCTGTGTGAGAACTACTGTGATTACCGCGTGAGGTAACACTTCATCCACAACGTCCGTCccttaaacacaacattcattcatccattcatctgTACATCCAGGAATTCATTCACTCGTTTCGCCGTTGAATGGTTTAAACAGGATGTGTAACGCAGttgtctctttccttctctttctgaCAGAAACTACTTGGCCTTGCCATGTGTGCGGTCGCAGGTTTACTCCTTTTACTCATCATAATAGTCGGAGTCTTTGAGTCGTGAGTCACACCCTCACAGCAGTCAGCTGTAGGCCGCTCAGCTTCATAATAAAGACAATAACAAGTCATTCACTATCCAACAGCATTACAGAGAGGAGCTCTTCACTACACTGAAGTAAGTATAATGTGTGTGATCCACTTTGCACCAGTAACATCAGACCTCATGATACACTGTTCTGGAGAACAAAGCATCCTGTCAGCACACATCCCTTTCCCTCAGCGGTGATACAATGAACACTGACAGCACATCAGATTAATACACTGGTGTGCGTTCTGTACTGCTGCCGTTGTTTCATGTTAAGTATCACTCTCAGACATTTCTTGGTCTAATGACTTTAAAGGACATTTTTGACATTTCGGGATTTAAACTTATTCGCCTTCTTGCTGAGAGTCAgacgagaagatcgataccactcatgcctgtacagtaaatatgacgCCATCACCAGCAGTGGCCGGTTAGTTtagcttaacataaagactggaaacagtaaAACAGCTAATTTGGCTCTGCCAAAAGTAACAAATATGGCACGTTAAGGGTTCACGGGTGTTTATGTGCCAAATTATTTCTTGGCCAGACGCGGTGACTTCCCGGAGTCTTGTTGTCATTGcaaggttgccaggcaactagCGGAGGCTCCAGGAGGCCACTTATCCTGGCACATGGCCCCTTGTAAAACCACaatgtgtcatttttacacctCTGTTTgcatattaaacaaacaagatataatatgGTAGTGTGTGAGCCTTTAGAGATAATGGTaggcagagccaggctagctgtttccctttgTTCACactctttgtgctaagctaaactaaccggCTGCAGCTTAATATTTAGCGTAGgttacagacatgagagtgcaAGAAACGTTTTCCCCAAAAGTTCAATGTACTGCCTTAATATTCAAAAGATATTGTGACAATTGTCTTTATAAATTGATTGTATAATTCGTGTTTACATGTTCAAGTGTATGTTCTCTTGTACTTTTGTATATGTAGGCTACTGTAATTCATGTGAATTGAATGTAAAACTCCTACAGCTCAGGAGTCCTTTAGAAAATAgtaaattgtataaaaaaaattatattctaCGTAAGCATTTCTTGTTAAATATTTTCGGATCAATCGAATGGAATTTATCACTTCATTGCAACCGTACACAAGTGCCTTGCTGACATTTAATATGAAACCTTAACTTattgaatatattatatttatcacGATCGCGGTGTGTGATGACTGAAATATCAATTGTGAAAAAAGTCACGCTACAACGTAGGACTCTTGGATGACGTTATTTCAAGagcacacattttaattttgatATATTTGTTCATTGTAAGTTATTatcttgtattttatattgaaaCAGAAAGTCATGTAATTAAAAGATAAAGTATACATTTTTGTGTATTTCCTTTCATATCAAAGGTGATGAAGTTGACTTTATTTATAAATGCAGGGAGCACTTTTAAATTGCAAACACGTCTGAATTTGTCAGACAGAATTAAGGTTATTTTCAGTTCTTTTAACACTCCAAACATTTGGAGCTTCAGTTTGTTTAGAGGAAAACAGAAAGAAGCAGAGGGTGCTGTTTACTTCAGGACTAATGAGCACTTTGCACAAAGCGCTTGACTTTCCGTGTAATCAACCAAACAAGATTAGTGAAGAAAGTGGAAGTAGGCCCCCGGAGGGCAagttcttttctctctttgaaTTAGATCAAAGGAAACTTCTGAGGTGCACTTAGAGTGAAATGCCAGTGAATGTCCTTAAAATCTGTACACGAGGGGGGTTTTCAGGTCACCGAGCAAGACATCCTAGATGTCAAGATGAGTGATATTATGAACTGTGATTTAACTTGGACGACACGGCAGGGTCATTTCTGTGGCAACGTGTAGGTGTTGGAAGCTTCGGTAAATGAGTATGTAGAAATAATATTTTGAGAGATATGGAAGGTTCATtctaattaatgtatttattcatttatttatatgtatttatatattacaccagtgattctcaacctttttttgtgtgtcaagGACTCCTACATTGATACACATTAGGTCACGGAcacccatttgataagatttcacttcaggcacctccatctgaaaagattttggttgttaTTTATGATTAAGCCCACAATTatatagttgtcaactacagcCGAGGAGATAactggaggaagtgaaacctatgatcagTATAGTCACACTTATAAGTCTTACTCACATTGGACTCACTTCAATAGTGaattaaagagtgaaaataatctATTCCCTCCCTAAAGGACGATGTCCCATACGGTAGTCTGTGAGAGTAGGCCTATACGCTAACTGCTGACGGTGTATGGAGCAGGTTGGCTTACTATAATAATCCACAGAGATATGTATAAACAGGAAGGCAATACAGGCActccaaaatatcaaaaaagtaGCAATGAGGAAGAggatatattaaaaagcctttattctagtggctaaatcatttaaaaagccaacatgtttcgaccactgtaggtcttcgtcatgcttacaaacaaacagacaaggcGGATGTGGCCTCACCTATATGGTTACCAACCAATGGGAGGCAATCACATGatcatcataatattacaaaatgtaaacaaaatatcAAGGAGATAACAGAAAACATGTAATTTATGTCCTTCATAGATGAAACAATTCCTACTTTGCAACAGAGGCTGTAAAGCAAAACATGGGAGCCtatacagaaaaagaaaaatatatatataatatttattattgctcacagtattaaatattagaaatgttctatatatttttcttatttttctacaGCCTCTGCACATTTGGCATCCTTCATGTTGCATCACTGCCACCTATTGGATGTAGTGTAGACCTACAGCCATGACTCGGAAACAGGTGTTATGGCAAATACGATGCAACACGATGTGCGCATGTGCAGTGCGCTAGTTTGTCAAGTGCAGTATATCCCCTTATATGACCAATTTAGCTTGTAAAATTTGTAAAGATTTTGAGCGAATTGTACTTTTTTAGAGGAAAATCATTATTACTCTGCTATTTTGTCTACATGCATATTGATCTCCTGATCCCAGATCTGCTGAAGCTCACTCTATTATCTTTCTGTAGCCATGCTGCCTCATGTTCAGAGCACAAAGATGGAAAGATTGCAACCGCGGGAAATTCAGataagagacatgagactttacttttaattttttttccattgtcaATTAACGTTATGGCTTTCAAAGCAGACTATCTAGTAATCAGGAGACAATAACATGATATTTCATCACAAACTGACCATAaatacagactgtgtgtgttcacttCTTTAGCTTTACCTGAAGGAGACCAGCTGTGGTTGAAATGATGGCAGTCATATCCAcataaagaaaaagaagtggCGAAAAGGTAAGTTACTAGCtactcaaatattttttttttcaggcagTTCAAGTAGTTATTTTGATGACTACTCTTTGTTCTACTgtaacagtacttttacttgtgtagGCTACAGTCTTGACAAGGCCAACTCTatcccttttggtgccctataggtgaaatttggatttggagccTCCCCCCGCTCTGCTTTAGGGTTAGGATTATggttcaaccccccagaaccatcagacatcacaatggttttaagacaaaaattaagattttacaaattcataaataactgtatttattataatataaataaacaattggtccctgatattgttggcttaaaagtgtttagtcagtttcactataatttacactttaattaaaggcagggttgacgatgtttaATCCAGTATACActgtttgttatattggttgaaatggtctttacagcccgacagcgatccattacttatgagctctgaaaaggTCCGGAAAAGAGCCgccatctgtagctgctgtaatcctgtaaaaacgtctaccaatcactgcctcgcggtccgcttggaaagaaccaatcagatgcctccacgcctccctgctcgtactctattCCCTGctcgtgcaccagcctgaactcaaagcgcgtcgccgccgcaagtttacacatatatatatatatatatatatatatatatatatatatatatattattatcattattattatttttagagggcaaccagcgccccccagaaggtggcaccCTAAGCGACCGCCTATATGACCCTATGCCTTTAGCCGGCCCTGAGTTTTGGTGCTACTCTAGCCACCTCTTGTCACAACATGTCATCTCTCATGGACTGGCAAAGTATCGCAGCCACCAGCAGGGCGCCTAAGCCACTAAACCTACACTACTGGATATTCTGCAAGTGGAATATTTCACTGTACAAACCCTGTTACACTCTGACTACAGTAGATCCCAAATTAGAGCTTGTGTGTACAGTTGCGTCAACTTCtcgtgtgtgtgcagatgtaaCCTTCCTGGCCTTCATTTATAAAAAGCTGCTGGAGACTCTTACATAATGAAATACagaaggctgttgggaatgactaaACGggcaacaaacaaaagaaaacagtgaACCTCACACTGCAGCAGTCTCTCTAACTGATGCAGGAGGCGTCACATCTCGACTCTCATCGCATTTTGAAGGCGGTATAAATCTTTTTCTGTTACTATGTGCACTGTATGAGATATGTCTCTGCTCTTAAAGTGATAACGGTACAATAAAGTGCTTGGTCTAACTGGGATTGGAGCTGACAGGGAGGGAAAATAGTCTCATCTACAGTGGCTTTTTGGAGAACGCTGGCCTGGGTGACCCAGTGGAGACTGTACTGGAACTGATGACCGGACCGCTGGACGTTTTAATTGCTGCCTGGTTTCTGCTGGAGTCCGGCTTATCTTGCGTCAGAGGTGGGTGGTAGTAAAATATTAAACAAATCTACTGGATTTTGCAGAGTGTTATTAGACTGTGGTTGAATTCCAGCCCACAGCTACTGTGAATCACGATTTTAAGATCAATGAACATTTGAATTGTACGCTGTAGTTCAATTATGTAGACAATCTAAATGTATTCTTACCTTTAAATATCATGGTATTTAACAAGccatacatttgaaaaacttGTAGATTTAACGAAGCAAAATAAAACCTACACTTCTCATCATTTCTACGTTGACGCCGTTTAAAACTGATACAATAATCTTTTTAATTTCATGTACAAAAACTAACAAAATAggattatttattaaattaacaTATCCTCTAAACATTTCTTAAATGCAGCccctgcctgttttttttttaatcaccaaaatgtaattttagatGTAGTTTCGTGTATTTCCTGTGGCAGATGTGCCGtctcttctgtctgtgtgtactgACAGTAATCCAACATCCATTATTATGTAACTCTGCCGAATACAGATATTTATAATCTGAACATGCTGGAGTTATGACATCACCCGCCGCTGCTGACCATGACAAGCGTTCGGGGAAGCATGCAAACCGTTCTGTCATGGTAGGTTATTGCTTGTTGTAACAAACGGGATGTATCATTGAGATGTAATGGGATTGATGCATGGCTTAACTTgacatctgctttttttttatgtgtgccAGGGGACAATGGGTTGTCAGAAGACTTGTAAGGTGGAGAAACTCCTGAAACAGTCTCAGTGGGAAGTAGCGTGGAGCCAGAGACAACAAAGGTTAGCCACAGTGAAGAAGAACAGCCGGATGAGATGCACAGATAAGGTGAGCTTATGGTGTGTTTGGATTGTAAGGCTTTCCATGAATAAGCTTTGATTCAGTCGTTGTCTGGACACTGGCGGGATCAGCACTTGTTGGTGCCTGAAGCCACAATGTGACCTCAGTCTGCACTCTTCTCGGCCACCAAGGCTCTGTACTGTCACCAAGGCTCATCATTAACAGATGCAACCATATGTGGCACTCACTAATTatattttcacctctttatGCGGACGATTTAGCCACCAAACAAACAAGATGCTGTAATGCTTTATTATTTACAGTAAGTGGTGTTTGCTTGTTTACAGAGAGATTACCCAACATGCCATTATGTAATATGCATTTTACTAAATACATCCTCTTCAAATTAATTGCATCTGGGCAGGTTTGCTAC
The window above is part of the Sebastes fasciatus isolate fSebFas1 unplaced genomic scaffold, fSebFas1.pri Scaffold_125, whole genome shotgun sequence genome. Proteins encoded here:
- the stx2b gene encoding syntaxin-2 isoform X3; the encoded protein is MEQSMPKDDVANRSSVDFRIQKTQHTVLSRKFVEVMTQYNETQVSFRERSKGRIQRQLEITGRVTTNEELEGMLESGNPSIFTSDIISDSQITRQALNEIESRHQDIMRLESSIRELHAMFMDMAMLVETQGDMVNNIENNVSNAAEYICSAKEETKKAVRYQKKSRRKYIIIAFALLILLAVIALIVGLSVGLTKPPV